DNA from Sulfitobacter albidus:
CTACACCTGCCATTTCCCGCGTCCCGACTGGGTGCTGCCCAAACGCGACGCCGCCGAATAACCATACTGGCCGGGGCAAACGCTCCGGCCATTTTCTGTCAGGAGATCCCTATGCCCACCCGCTCCGCCGATATGCTCTTTGGCGCACTGATCGCCGATGCCGCCGCCCTTGGCCTGCACTGGCTCTACGATCCGGCACGCATCGCCGAGATCGCCGACCGGCGGGGTGGGGCTGCCTTTTGCCCGGTGGATGAAACGCAGTATCACGACGCCAAAGGCATCTTTGTGCACCACGCCCGCAGCGACGGCATGCTCAGCCAATACGGCGAAGTGCTCGCCCTCGCGCTACGATCCATTGCGACCGAGGGTGCGTTTGACGCCACCGCCTACCGCACCGCCTTTGCCGCGCATTTCGGCGCAGGCGGCAGCTATCAGGGCTACATCGACCGCCCCACGCGCGGCGCGCTCGACAACATCGCGGCAGAACGGGACGAGACCGGCATCGACGACGACCAACTCCCCGCAACCGCCACGCTGCCCGCCATCGTCGCGCGTTATCACGGCACGCCGGATCTGCACGCACAGCGCCGCGCCGCGATGGAGGTCACCAACATCAACCCCGTGGCCGACGCCTACAGCGCCGCCTTCGTCGATCTGCTGACCCGCCTCCTCGACGGCACAGCGCTGGCGGATGCGTTGACCGCCACCGCGCAAGCCGCTGATCCCGCCATCCGCGACGCCCTGTCAGACGCGCTCAACACCGATGAGGATGACACCGTAGCCTACGCCGAAGAGGTCGGGCGCGCCTGCCACCTACCCATGGGTGGCCCGGTGATCTTTCACATCCTCGCGCGCAGCCCCGATCCCCGCGACGCGGTCGAGCGCAACATCCGCACCGGCGGCGACAGCTGCGGGCGCGCCATTCCGCTCGGCGCGGCCCTCGGCGCCGCCTACGGCATCACGGCGTTTCCGCTTGACTGGGCCTTGCGGCTCAGCGACGGCCACGCGCTCTGGCAGTCCTGTCAGAAAGTGGCATCAGCCTAGCGCGCAACCCGTGGCCGCCCGGCGGCCTCCACCGTCACGCTCGCCTCGACAAAAACCTCGCGCTCTTCGACGCCCGCGCGGCGGATATCGCGCGTCACGCTCACCTGAATATCCGCTGCCCCCGCCGCTTCGGCCGCCGCCCGCGCACGGGCGCGCAGCACCTCCTCCAGCCGCGCCAATGCCCCGGCTTCGTCGCCAAAATCCTCAGGCCCCTCTGCCAGATGCACGCGGTAACGCCCCTCGCTCGGCGCGGTGATTGTCCCGCTTTCGCGCATGGTCACGCGTCCCACCACCGCCCCGATAGCATTGGCGACCCCGGCATGCGCGGGCAGGATCATCTCACACCCCAGGCGTTCACCCACCGCCGGATAATAGGTCGGCGCCGACGCTCCCAGCCCCACCACCGGCACTGCCAGCCCCGCGTCAATCCGCACCAGCCCACGGTGCCCCGCCAACCCCCGCTGCATCAGCGTGTGCCGCGCCAGTGTCGCGGGATCGCCCTCAAATCCTTCCTCCTCGAACGCGGCCTCCAACAGCGCCAGCGCCGTCTGTTCGTGCAGCTGAGCGATGATCCGCTCCGCCATCGCCTCTGCCGTCTGTGCCAGCCTGTCACCCGACCCCGTCCGACGCCGCGCAAACAGCGCCAGTGCCTTGTGCGCCGCCTCCGCATCCCACGCCTGCGCCAGCCCCAGCGCATGCGCGGCATCAGACGGCGTCACGCCGCCCATCTGCACCAGCCCACGCGCCACCAGCCGCCCCAGCGCGCCCACCTCGATCCGCGCGCGCAGCACGTCTCCCAGCGGTCGCACCCCGTCGCCGATCCGCTCCAGCAGCGCCAACTCCCGCGCGCCCAGCCCCTCTGCGCTCAGCCCCGGCACCGCGCGCACAAACCGCCCGTCATGCTCATTGGGCACCGTCGCGCGCAGCTGCGCATCAAGCACGGCGTGCACGCCCGCATCCTCATGCGCCAGCAGCGCAACCGGCAGCACCCGCCGCGGCCCCAGCGTCACCCCACCGGCCAAACCCTCGCCGATGAAATGCACCTCGCTGTCGCCACCCAGCCCCGTGGTGCGCATCGCGACCGCCTCGACCATGGTGCGAAATGCACCCACACGCGCGCCCCCAGGATCAATCGCGGGCCGCCCGTCGCGCAGTAGCGCCACATCTGTCGTCGTCCCGCCGATGTCGCTGACCAGCGCGTGATCCGCCCCCGTCAGCCACCGCGCCCCCACGATCGAGGCCGCAGGCCCGCTCAGGATCGTCTCGATGGGCCGCTCGCGCGCCTGCGCCGCCGAAATCAACGCGCCGTCCCCGCGCACCACCATCAGCGGCGCGGTCACGCCCAGCTCTCCCAGACGGTCCTGCGCCCGCCCGATCAGCCGGTCAATCATCCCGATCAACCGCGCGTTCAGCAACGCGGTCATCGCGCGCTTTGGCCCGTTCAGCTTTGCCGACAGCTGATGCGAGGCCGACACGGGCCGCCCCGTCAGTTCAGTGACCAAAGCCATCGCCCGCAGCTCATGCGCGGGGTTGCGCGTGGCAAATTGCGCAGCCACGGCAAATCCGCCCACCGCTTCGCCATGCTCTGCCAGAAACGCGCGCAAGGCATCCTCATCCAGCGCCGCCGCCTCGCCGCCCGCGTGATTGTGCCCGCCCGCCAGCACGATAAACGGATCACCCTTCAGCGCATCTGCCAGCCCGTGCGCCTCGATATCGCGCGCCTTGAACCCGATATAGATCAGCGCCACACGTCCGCCCTGCCCCTCGACCAACGCGTTCGTCGCCAACGTCGTCGACAATGACGCAAGCGATATCTCCGACGCAGCAATGCCCGACTGTTCCAGCACCGCGCGCACGGCCTCGCCCACACCAATCGCCAGATCCTGCCGCGTCGTCAGCGCCTTGGCCGAGGCGATCACCTCCGCCTCATCGCGCAGGATCACCGCATCGGTATACGTCCCACCCGTATCGACCCCCAAAAGCAGCGCCATCCTCTACTCCTTCTCCAGCCGCGCCACCGCCCAGCGCGCCGCGTCGGCAACGGCAGGATCCGCATCTTCACACAGACCCTGCGCCACACCACGCAACTCTGCCATTCCCGAATTCCCGATGGCGTACAGCACGTTGCGCACAAAACGATCCCGCCCGATCCGCTTGATCGGAGAGCCTGAGAACCGCGCGCGAAACCCTGCATCATCCAGCACCGCCAACTCCGCGAGGCTCCCCCCCGCCCCGCCGTGATACCGCAGATCACTCGCCGCCACGGCAAACTTGTTCCACGGACAGACCGCCAGACAATCGTCACAACCGTAGATCCGGTTCCCCAGGCGCGCGCGCAAATCTTCGTCCACCGGTCCGCGGTGCTCGATCGTGAGGTACGAAATGCACCGCCGCGCATCCAATCGGTAGGGCGCCGGGAAGGCATCGGTGGGACAGACATCCTGACAGGCGGTGCAACTGCCGCAATGATCCCGCTCCGCGGTATCCGGCGCCAGGTCCAACGTGGTGAAAATCGCGCCCAGAAACGCC
Protein-coding regions in this window:
- a CDS encoding ADP-ribosylglycohydrolase family protein, yielding MPTRSADMLFGALIADAAALGLHWLYDPARIAEIADRRGGAAFCPVDETQYHDAKGIFVHHARSDGMLSQYGEVLALALRSIATEGAFDATAYRTAFAAHFGAGGSYQGYIDRPTRGALDNIAAERDETGIDDDQLPATATLPAIVARYHGTPDLHAQRRAAMEVTNINPVADAYSAAFVDLLTRLLDGTALADALTATAQAADPAIRDALSDALNTDEDDTVAYAEEVGRACHLPMGGPVIFHILARSPDPRDAVERNIRTGGDSCGRAIPLGAALGAAYGITAFPLDWALRLSDGHALWQSCQKVASA
- the queG gene encoding tRNA epoxyqueuosine(34) reductase QueG — its product is MEKGAGRAAVLKERLVARALHEGFAGARICRPDAVPEVPERLATFLEAGYHGQMTWMADRVAWRSDPATLWPEARSVLMLAESYAPEHDPLAVLERPDLGAVSVYAQGRDYHDIVKKRLKRVARWLVAEAPCEVKVFVDTAPVPEKALAQAAGLGWQGKHTNVVSRDWGNWAFLGAIFTTLDLAPDTAERDHCGSCTACQDVCPTDAFPAPYRLDARRCISYLTIEHRGPVDEDLRARLGNRIYGCDDCLAVCPWNKFAVAASDLRYHGGAGGSLAELAVLDDAGFRARFSGSPIKRIGRDRFVRNVLYAIGNSGMAELRGVAQGLCEDADPAVADAARWAVARLEKE
- a CDS encoding hydantoinase/oxoprolinase N-terminal domain-containing protein: MALLLGVDTGGTYTDAVILRDEAEVIASAKALTTRQDLAIGVGEAVRAVLEQSGIAASEISLASLSTTLATNALVEGQGGRVALIYIGFKARDIEAHGLADALKGDPFIVLAGGHNHAGGEAAALDEDALRAFLAEHGEAVGGFAVAAQFATRNPAHELRAMALVTELTGRPVSASHQLSAKLNGPKRAMTALLNARLIGMIDRLIGRAQDRLGELGVTAPLMVVRGDGALISAAQARERPIETILSGPAASIVGARWLTGADHALVSDIGGTTTDVALLRDGRPAIDPGGARVGAFRTMVEAVAMRTTGLGGDSEVHFIGEGLAGGVTLGPRRVLPVALLAHEDAGVHAVLDAQLRATVPNEHDGRFVRAVPGLSAEGLGARELALLERIGDGVRPLGDVLRARIEVGALGRLVARGLVQMGGVTPSDAAHALGLAQAWDAEAAHKALALFARRRTGSGDRLAQTAEAMAERIIAQLHEQTALALLEAAFEEEGFEGDPATLARHTLMQRGLAGHRGLVRIDAGLAVPVVGLGASAPTYYPAVGERLGCEMILPAHAGVANAIGAVVGRVTMRESGTITAPSEGRYRVHLAEGPEDFGDEAGALARLEEVLRARARAAAEAAGAADIQVSVTRDIRRAGVEEREVFVEASVTVEAAGRPRVAR